The following coding sequences are from one bacterium window:
- a CDS encoding SPFH domain-containing protein — protein sequence MKAVNFLFFIIFLVIGEIIAFGIGAIVHPALGGVLAVGAFFLALLLAIAIKIAYQWERAVILRLGKYSATKGPGMFFIIPVLDTAIFVDTRILTMDIPAQQVITRDNVPVSINGVVYFRVSKVEEAIIKVQNYRVAMMQYALTVLRDIIGEMTLDQLLAERERISQEIGKAVEAQATAWGLDVDTIKLQDIDMPEELKKMMSRQASAEREKRATITKAEGDKDAALNLAAAAKTMAESPGAMQLRTLQTIDGLGPTASNTVVLAVPVDLLELAQSMNLLKKQQVAGH from the coding sequence ATGAAAGCCGTCAATTTTCTCTTTTTCATCATCTTCTTGGTCATCGGCGAGATCATCGCCTTCGGCATTGGAGCGATCGTCCACCCGGCCTTGGGCGGTGTCTTGGCGGTCGGGGCCTTCTTCCTGGCCCTGCTCCTCGCCATCGCCATCAAGATCGCCTACCAATGGGAGCGGGCGGTCATCCTGAGGCTGGGAAAATATTCGGCGACCAAGGGACCCGGCATGTTCTTCATCATCCCGGTCCTCGACACCGCGATCTTCGTCGACACCCGCATCCTCACCATGGACATCCCGGCCCAGCAGGTCATCACCCGCGACAACGTGCCGGTCTCGATCAACGGCGTCGTCTACTTCAGGGTTTCCAAGGTCGAGGAGGCGATCATCAAGGTCCAGAACTACCGAGTCGCGATGATGCAGTACGCCCTGACCGTGCTTCGCGACATCATCGGCGAGATGACCCTCGACCAGCTTTTGGCCGAGCGCGAGCGGATCAGCCAGGAGATCGGCAAGGCGGTCGAGGCCCAGGCCACCGCCTGGGGGCTGGACGTCGACACCATCAAGCTCCAGGACATCGACATGCCCGAGGAATTGAAGAAGATGATGAGCCGCCAAGCCAGCGCCGAGCGGGAGAAGCGGGCGACCATCACCAAGGCCGAAGGCGACAAGGACGCCGCCCTCAATCTGGCGGCCGCCGCCAAGACGATGGCCGAGAGCCCCGGCGCGATGCAGCTCCGCACTCTGCAAACCATTGACGGCCTGGGACCGACCGCTTCGAACACCGTCGTCTTGGCGGTTCCGGTGGACTTGCTCGAGCTGGCCCAAAGCATGAACCTCCTCAAGAAGCAGCAAGTTGCCGGGCACTAA